The following proteins are encoded in a genomic region of Chloroflexota bacterium:
- a CDS encoding ABC transporter substrate-binding protein, with protein MAGAVLLATLTACSQPAAPPAQKPAAQATTAPAAPAATTAPAGAAAPKPEAAKPEAAKPAAAAAAAAAAAGGKDTRLVVVYNNTVNSVDPVNADFAQSNQIEQALYDTLVGYNAENKVVGRLAQEFKLAADASSLDITLRSGVKFHDGTPLTAKDVAFSLDRYNKLGKGVAQFIRGYESTTIKDDTHLTIKLSRPNSLILGGLSKIYILNSALVTKEAGSDDGQGWLSNHAAGSGPFTLGAIEQNGNITVNRFDGYWEFDAGRPKTVIYRLIKETATQRDELKAGNVDVTAALGPLDVKALEGAGGLKILRNRDRSIAYVAFNMVNGPTTNLAVRKAMQLAYDYDGAMAKIYGGDAEIANGPLPTTMACHPDLPKSKRDVEQAKKMLADAGIKDLSLTMHFQTAFENQKQEATLLQSNLKDVGINLDLQPLAFPDWLARLSDRNQIPQLFLLADFAQYPDPGVMLVPYYQSTSVGSNRTGYANPKVDELLTKALGTGDAAEQCKLYEEAQKLIDADAAILSMYTRITSYGYRENVQGLHVAYAGNGPWVPDLRVP; from the coding sequence ATGGCCGGCGCCGTTCTTCTTGCCACGCTGACAGCGTGCAGCCAGCCGGCCGCGCCGCCGGCTCAGAAGCCGGCGGCCCAGGCGACAACCGCTCCGGCCGCGCCAGCGGCCACCACTGCGCCGGCTGGGGCCGCCGCCCCGAAGCCAGAGGCCGCCAAGCCGGAGGCCGCGAAGCCCGCCGCGGCCGCCGCCGCCGCCGCCGCCGCCGCCGGTGGGAAGGACACCCGCCTTGTCGTCGTCTACAACAACACCGTCAACTCGGTGGACCCCGTCAACGCCGACTTCGCCCAGTCCAACCAGATCGAGCAGGCTCTCTACGACACCCTCGTCGGCTACAACGCCGAGAACAAGGTCGTCGGGCGGCTCGCCCAGGAGTTCAAGCTCGCAGCGGACGCCTCCTCCCTCGACATCACCCTGCGCTCGGGCGTCAAGTTCCACGACGGCACGCCCCTCACGGCGAAGGATGTCGCGTTCAGCCTCGACCGCTACAACAAGCTCGGGAAGGGCGTCGCCCAGTTCATCCGTGGGTACGAGTCCACCACGATCAAGGACGACACCCACCTGACCATCAAGCTCAGCCGCCCCAACTCGCTGATCCTCGGCGGCCTCAGCAAGATCTACATCCTCAACTCGGCGCTGGTCACCAAGGAGGCCGGGTCAGACGACGGCCAGGGCTGGCTCTCGAATCATGCCGCCGGCAGCGGCCCGTTCACGCTCGGAGCCATCGAGCAGAACGGCAACATCACCGTCAACCGCTTCGATGGCTACTGGGAGTTCGACGCCGGCCGCCCCAAGACCGTCATCTACCGTCTGATCAAGGAGACGGCCACCCAGCGCGATGAGCTGAAGGCTGGCAACGTCGACGTGACGGCGGCGCTCGGGCCGCTCGACGTGAAGGCCCTCGAAGGCGCCGGCGGCCTCAAGATCCTCCGCAACCGCGACCGCTCGATCGCGTATGTCGCCTTCAACATGGTGAACGGGCCGACGACCAACCTCGCCGTCCGCAAGGCGATGCAGCTTGCCTACGACTACGATGGCGCGATGGCCAAAATCTACGGCGGCGACGCCGAGATCGCGAACGGCCCCCTGCCGACGACGATGGCCTGCCACCCGGACCTGCCGAAGTCGAAGCGCGACGTCGAGCAGGCAAAGAAGATGCTCGCGGATGCCGGCATCAAGGATCTCTCGCTGACGATGCACTTCCAGACGGCCTTCGAGAACCAGAAGCAGGAGGCCACGCTCCTTCAGTCCAACCTCAAGGACGTCGGCATCAACCTGGATCTCCAGCCGCTGGCCTTCCCGGACTGGCTGGCCCGCCTCTCGGACCGGAACCAGATCCCGCAGTTGTTCTTGCTGGCTGACTTCGCGCAGTATCCCGACCCGGGCGTCATGCTGGTGCCGTACTACCAATCGACCTCGGTTGGCTCGAACCGGACCGGCTACGCCAACCCGAAGGTGGACGAGCTGCTGACGAAGGCCCTGGGCACCGGCGATGCTGCCGAGCAGTGCAAGCTGTACGAGGAAGCCCAGAAGCTCATCGACGCCGACGCCGCGATCCTGAGCATGTACACGCGGATCACCAGCTACGGCTACCGCGAGAACGTCCAGGGCCTGCACGTGGCCTACGCGGGCAACGGCCCGTGGGTGCCCGACCTGCGCGTGCCCTGA
- a CDS encoding ABC transporter permease codes for MAAFRGPLWFLARRLGTVSLTLLGLVTIVFAMTKVIPGDEAQVAAGAGATPEQVQRMRVQLGLDQPVLVQYGRYVGRLVQGDLGTSVVSHRPVRSDIGAVLPATAQLVILSLALALAVSIPLASLAALQSGAGSATASRVMVIVAAGLPTFWLALVLQWVLGSWLRLLPISGTMPVGTSVPPVTGMTVLDALLAADLGLSADAVRHLILPAGVLAVHAGAQFYRLLRAEMLAVLQREHILVAQAKGVPMTRLVVAHALPNALGPVLTQLGIQVGFMVGSAVLVESVFSLPGVGSYLFYAVEQRDIFAVLGAVLTIGVIVVVANFTMDVVQLWRDPRIRAAQIGGR; via the coding sequence ATGGCAGCATTTCGCGGTCCGCTCTGGTTCCTGGCCCGGCGGCTGGGAACCGTCTCCCTGACCCTGCTCGGCCTGGTCACCATCGTCTTCGCGATGACGAAGGTTATCCCGGGGGATGAGGCCCAGGTCGCGGCCGGGGCCGGCGCCACGCCCGAGCAGGTGCAGCGCATGCGCGTGCAGCTGGGGCTGGATCAGCCGGTGCTGGTGCAGTATGGCCGGTACGTCGGGCGGCTGGTGCAGGGTGACCTGGGCACGTCCGTCGTCAGCCACCGCCCCGTGCGGTCCGATATCGGGGCGGTGCTGCCGGCCACCGCCCAACTGGTGATCCTGTCACTGGCGCTGGCCCTGGCCGTCTCGATCCCGCTGGCGAGTCTGGCAGCGCTCCAGTCCGGGGCCGGCTCGGCCACGGCCAGCCGCGTGATGGTGATTGTGGCGGCGGGCCTGCCGACCTTCTGGCTGGCCCTGGTGCTGCAATGGGTGCTCGGATCGTGGCTGCGGCTGCTGCCGATCTCGGGCACGATGCCGGTCGGCACGTCGGTCCCGCCGGTCACCGGCATGACGGTGCTCGACGCGCTGCTCGCGGCCGACCTCGGCCTGAGCGCGGACGCGGTACGGCACCTGATCCTGCCGGCTGGCGTCCTGGCCGTCCACGCCGGGGCGCAGTTCTACCGGCTCCTTCGCGCCGAGATGCTGGCCGTCCTCCAGCGCGAGCACATCCTGGTGGCCCAGGCCAAGGGCGTCCCGATGACCCGGCTGGTGGTGGCGCACGCCCTGCCGAACGCGCTCGGGCCGGTCCTCACGCAGCTCGGCATCCAGGTCGGCTTCATGGTCGGCTCGGCGGTGCTGGTCGAGTCGGTGTTCAGCCTGCCGGGCGTCGGCTCGTACCTGTTCTACGCCGTCGAGCAGCGGGACATCTTCGCGGTGCTCGGGGCGGTGCTGACCATCGGCGTGATCGTCGTCGTCGCCAACTTCACGATGGATGTCGTGCAGCTCTGGCGCGACCCCAGAATCCGTGCGGCGCAGATCGGGGGGAGATAG
- a CDS encoding ABC transporter permease — MIVPAETPAPAPAPTPSAAVAAPTRAPGRFRVSLLEAVVGLLVLTIFGAALFGPMIAPSSIYASDILNSLEPPSARNWLGTDDQGRDVFWRIVAGSRESLLSAMVIVLGYSTVGVLVATVAAVGGRWVDETLMRLTDTVLALPGMLVALGFAAALGPSLKSAIIAMILVGWPATARLLRGIMRETMAMPYVDSARVLGVSRFRLMVHHVLPNSLDVLIVKWAADIGFTILVLGGLSFIGVGAQPPSAEWGAMVAQARGYITTAWWAALFPGVAIALTATAFGLFGEILQVRRNPMLRDA; from the coding sequence ATGATCGTCCCGGCTGAAACACCCGCACCCGCACCTGCGCCCACGCCGTCAGCCGCCGTTGCTGCGCCAACCCGCGCACCCGGGCGCTTCCGAGTCTCCCTGCTGGAAGCGGTCGTCGGGCTGCTCGTGCTCACCATCTTCGGCGCGGCGCTCTTCGGCCCGATGATCGCCCCCTCCTCGATCTACGCCTCAGACATCCTGAACTCCCTGGAGCCGCCGAGCGCCAGGAACTGGCTCGGGACGGACGACCAGGGCCGCGACGTCTTCTGGCGGATCGTGGCGGGCAGCCGCGAGAGCCTGCTCTCGGCCATGGTCATCGTGCTGGGCTACTCGACGGTCGGCGTGCTGGTGGCGACGGTCGCGGCGGTTGGCGGACGCTGGGTTGACGAGACCCTGATGCGCCTCACCGACACCGTGCTGGCGCTGCCGGGCATGCTGGTGGCGCTCGGGTTCGCGGCGGCGCTCGGGCCGAGCCTCAAGAGCGCCATCATCGCGATGATCCTGGTCGGCTGGCCGGCAACGGCCCGCTTGCTGCGCGGCATCATGCGCGAGACGATGGCGATGCCGTACGTGGACAGCGCCCGGGTGCTCGGCGTCTCGCGGTTCCGCCTGATGGTGCACCACGTCCTGCCGAACTCGCTCGACGTACTGATCGTCAAGTGGGCCGCCGACATCGGCTTCACGATCCTGGTGCTGGGCGGACTCTCGTTCATCGGGGTGGGCGCGCAGCCGCCGAGCGCCGAGTGGGGGGCGATGGTGGCCCAGGCCCGAGGGTACATCACGACCGCCTGGTGGGCGGCCCTCTTCCCGGGCGTGGCGATTGCGCTGACGGCCACGGCGTTCGGCCTGTTCGGGGAGATCCTCCAGGTGCGCCGCAACCCGATGCTGAGGGACGCATGA
- a CDS encoding ABC transporter ATP-binding protein yields the protein MSSATVRSPLTVDHPGSASAPLLAVDQLCVNVPTERGPLRLVEQFDLTLAAGDRVALVGESGSGKTVTARAIMRLNHRLHVTGSIRLDGVDLLKLGEKEMTRIRGSRIGMVFQDPMDALNPLQTVGDQVAEPLILRGTSRKEALARAQAMLEELGVARAAERMKAYPHEFSGGMRQRVVLAMALIGEPDVLIADEPTTALDVRVQRQVLNLLDEVQQRRKFAVLLITHDLAVVAGFADRVVVMYAGRKVEEHPTERLFAAPAHPYASALLQALPRIDRPPVRLEPIPGAPPSPASRPPGCAFHPRCPQAVDLCREDVPPLLPTADGGMVACHLADTIPAESPLPEAR from the coding sequence ATGAGCAGCGCGACGGTACGCTCTCCCCTGACCGTGGATCATCCTGGCTCCGCCTCCGCGCCGTTGCTCGCGGTTGACCAGTTGTGCGTGAACGTGCCGACCGAGCGCGGCCCCCTGCGGCTGGTCGAGCAGTTCGACCTGACGCTCGCGGCCGGCGACCGCGTCGCGCTGGTCGGCGAGTCCGGCTCCGGCAAGACCGTCACCGCCCGCGCCATCATGCGGCTGAACCACCGGCTCCACGTGACCGGCTCGATTCGGCTCGACGGCGTCGATCTCCTGAAGCTCGGCGAGAAGGAGATGACGCGCATCCGGGGCAGCCGCATCGGGATGGTCTTCCAGGACCCGATGGACGCGCTCAACCCGCTCCAGACGGTCGGGGATCAGGTGGCCGAGCCGCTGATCCTGCGTGGCACCTCTCGCAAGGAGGCGCTGGCCCGTGCCCAGGCGATGCTCGAAGAGCTGGGCGTCGCGCGGGCCGCCGAGCGCATGAAGGCGTACCCGCACGAGTTCTCGGGCGGGATGCGGCAGCGCGTGGTGCTGGCGATGGCCCTCATCGGCGAGCCAGACGTGCTGATCGCCGACGAGCCGACGACGGCGCTCGACGTGCGGGTGCAGCGGCAGGTGCTCAATCTGCTGGACGAGGTTCAGCAGCGGCGCAAGTTCGCCGTGCTGCTGATCACCCACGATCTGGCCGTCGTGGCCGGCTTCGCAGACCGGGTGGTGGTGATGTACGCCGGACGGAAGGTCGAGGAGCACCCCACCGAGCGCCTGTTTGCCGCGCCGGCCCACCCATACGCCTCGGCGCTGTTGCAGGCGCTGCCGCGCATCGACCGGCCGCCGGTCAGGCTGGAGCCGATCCCCGGCGCGCCGCCCTCGCCGGCCAGCCGCCCGCCGGGCTGCGCCTTCCATCCGCGCTGCCCGCAGGCCGTCGACCTCTGCCGCGAGGACGTGCCGCCACTGCTCCCAACCGCCGATGGCGGGATGGTCGCCTGCCACCTTGCCGACACCATCCCTGCCGAGTCCCCGCTGCCGGAGGCCCGATGA
- a CDS encoding ABC transporter ATP-binding protein produces MSLLSVSRLTKTFHAIGKPPVHALKDVSLEIDEGQTFGLVGESGSGKSTLIRCIVKLEHPDSGSIAYDGIDVVRASGATLGRFRREVQMVFQDPHSSLNPRMTVEELVGEGMLVHRLEPTAAARRERVGELLSLVGLTPGDMRRYPHSFSGGQRQRIAIARALAVRPRLLVCDEPVSALDVSVQAQVINLLVDMQAQLGLTMLFIAHNLAIVRQICQQVAVISSGEIVEQGPTEAIFARPRHEYTRDLLDAVPIPDPSVRQRARLSAPA; encoded by the coding sequence ATGAGCCTGCTGAGCGTCTCCCGCCTGACCAAGACGTTCCATGCCATCGGCAAGCCGCCCGTCCACGCCCTCAAGGACGTCTCGCTGGAGATCGACGAGGGACAGACGTTTGGGCTGGTGGGCGAGTCCGGCTCCGGCAAGTCCACGCTGATCCGCTGCATCGTCAAGCTGGAGCACCCGGACAGCGGCAGCATCGCCTACGACGGCATCGACGTGGTGCGCGCCTCGGGAGCGACCCTCGGGCGGTTCCGCCGCGAGGTCCAGATGGTGTTTCAAGACCCGCACTCCAGCCTGAACCCGCGCATGACCGTCGAAGAGCTGGTGGGCGAGGGGATGCTGGTGCACCGGCTGGAGCCGACCGCCGCCGCGCGCCGCGAGCGGGTGGGTGAGCTGTTGTCGCTGGTCGGGCTGACGCCCGGCGACATGCGGCGCTACCCGCACTCGTTCTCGGGCGGGCAGCGCCAGCGGATCGCCATTGCGCGGGCGCTGGCCGTCCGGCCTCGGCTGCTGGTCTGCGACGAGCCGGTCTCGGCGCTCGACGTGTCGGTGCAGGCCCAGGTGATCAACCTGCTGGTGGACATGCAGGCGCAGCTTGGCCTGACGATGCTGTTCATCGCCCACAACCTCGCCATCGTGCGCCAGATCTGTCAGCAGGTCGCGGTGATCAGCAGCGGGGAGATCGTGGAGCAGGGGCCGACCGAGGCGATCTTCGCGCGCCCGCGGCACGAGTACACCCGCGACCTGCTGGACGCCGTGCCGATCCCCGACCCATCGGTGCGGCAGCGGGCGCGGCTGAGCGCACCAGCATGA